In a genomic window of Akkermansia massiliensis:
- a CDS encoding GumC family protein, producing MPDTPAPPAAPPAEEPESSLSLDVITSILLRRWYWILLFALLGGAGAYYVTGKQNYIFEKTASVIMRESNKDSSSSDRIKVELGMDSGAANLANESFILRSSTVMRNTVEDLTLNVSYWKQQDLRQIDLYKDSPITVTFDDIAENRFCTFDVTLEPENAVTLTYHDAAGNPIQEKGKLHAPISLPFATVTVYPTSNMPETVSGTTITVRRIPVNAAADQLLANFTVTRPDAKESSILQMTLTSTNPDKAADTLNKLIAVYNDHSTEERRTKAVKTKDFIRRQRGQIGADLKEVDQKMDDIKIKNDIIADTEASISADFNAAQTLDNSIFELQTQMKLADGLKENLDALGHKAGLISLDTGIADSGVSRQIEAYNAAYLEYQKVAGSAGGQNPIVVTLTKRMDATRSAASRSLDNLRNNLELKLQELTRKRQDIAKRLTATSGKARELTPLDREHRVKEELYLTLLSKELENDLTLALTESSARVLESAHGTDYPISPNTRKSVLTAAAGGAIVCILGFLGLALLNNKIKNRKDLNAVTHLPVVAELPAMTKKEQRQVARMFTDEHSVISEYFQILCHNADSMLPVTRNQGHVILLTSTMQGEGKTFISANLAMSFANIGKRVLVIDGDLRKASLSKQLDGKGRKGLSTILLRKVEDPFSVIRTLPEHPGVDILYAGPQVPNPVTLLSLPEMEELIRLFKERYDAVIIDSPPYGILADTAILASHADISLYVIRSNRIDKRHIATVQQLAESGQLPNMGFVINAVDFKSSSYSYYGYGYHYGNTSKNNPS from the coding sequence ATGCCAGATACTCCTGCTCCCCCCGCAGCCCCTCCCGCCGAGGAACCGGAATCTTCCCTGTCACTGGATGTCATCACCAGCATCCTTCTGAGACGCTGGTACTGGATTTTGCTCTTCGCCCTTCTCGGAGGCGCCGGAGCCTATTACGTGACCGGCAAGCAGAATTACATTTTTGAAAAAACGGCCAGCGTCATCATGCGGGAATCCAACAAGGATTCCTCCTCCTCGGACCGCATCAAGGTGGAACTGGGCATGGATTCCGGAGCCGCCAACCTGGCCAATGAAAGCTTCATCCTCCGCTCAAGCACAGTGATGCGGAACACGGTGGAGGACCTGACGCTGAACGTCTCCTACTGGAAGCAGCAGGACCTGCGCCAAATAGACCTGTACAAGGACAGCCCCATCACCGTGACGTTTGACGACATCGCGGAGAACCGCTTCTGCACCTTTGACGTTACGCTGGAGCCGGAAAACGCCGTGACGCTGACGTACCATGACGCCGCCGGCAACCCCATCCAGGAGAAAGGGAAGCTCCACGCCCCCATTTCCCTCCCCTTCGCCACCGTCACGGTTTACCCCACCTCCAACATGCCGGAAACCGTTTCCGGGACCACCATCACCGTGCGCCGCATTCCCGTGAACGCCGCTGCGGACCAGCTCCTTGCCAATTTTACGGTCACGCGTCCGGACGCCAAGGAATCCAGCATCCTGCAAATGACGCTGACCTCCACCAATCCGGACAAGGCCGCGGACACGCTGAACAAGCTGATCGCGGTTTACAATGACCACTCCACGGAGGAACGCCGCACGAAGGCGGTGAAGACGAAGGATTTCATCCGGCGGCAGCGCGGCCAGATCGGCGCGGACCTGAAGGAAGTGGACCAGAAAATGGATGATATCAAAATCAAAAACGACATCATCGCAGACACGGAAGCGTCCATCTCCGCAGACTTCAACGCGGCCCAAACCCTGGACAATTCCATCTTTGAGCTCCAGACGCAGATGAAGCTGGCGGACGGCCTGAAGGAAAACCTGGACGCCCTGGGCCACAAGGCGGGTCTCATTTCCCTGGATACCGGCATTGCGGATTCCGGGGTTTCCCGCCAGATTGAAGCCTACAACGCCGCCTATCTGGAATACCAGAAGGTCGCCGGAAGCGCCGGGGGGCAGAACCCCATTGTCGTCACCCTCACGAAGAGGATGGACGCCACCCGCAGCGCGGCGTCCAGGTCCCTGGACAATCTCCGCAACAATCTGGAGCTGAAACTCCAGGAACTCACCAGGAAGAGGCAGGACATCGCCAAGCGGCTGACGGCCACCTCCGGAAAGGCCCGGGAGCTGACCCCCCTGGACCGTGAACACCGGGTGAAGGAGGAACTTTACCTGACGCTTTTAAGCAAGGAGCTGGAAAACGACCTGACGCTGGCCCTGACGGAATCCTCCGCGCGCGTGCTGGAATCCGCCCACGGCACGGATTACCCCATCTCTCCCAACACCAGAAAATCCGTGCTGACCGCGGCGGCGGGGGGCGCCATCGTCTGCATCCTCGGCTTCCTGGGGCTGGCCCTGCTCAACAACAAGATAAAGAACAGGAAGGACCTGAACGCCGTCACGCACCTTCCCGTGGTCGCGGAGCTTCCGGCCATGACCAAGAAGGAGCAGCGGCAGGTGGCCCGCATGTTCACGGATGAACACTCCGTCATTTCTGAGTATTTCCAGATCCTGTGCCACAATGCGGACTCCATGCTCCCCGTCACCCGGAACCAGGGGCACGTCATCCTCCTCACCTCCACCATGCAGGGGGAAGGGAAAACGTTCATCTCCGCCAACCTCGCCATGTCCTTTGCCAACATCGGCAAGCGCGTCCTGGTCATTGACGGGGACCTGCGCAAGGCCTCCCTGTCCAAGCAGCTTGACGGCAAGGGCCGCAAGGGGCTGAGCACCATCCTTCTCCGCAAGGTGGAAGACCCGTTCTCCGTCATCCGCACCCTGCCGGAACATCCCGGAGTGGACATCCTGTACGCCGGGCCCCAGGTTCCCAACCCGGTCACCCTCCTTTCCCTGCCGGAAATGGAGGAGCTCATCCGCCTCTTCAAGGAACGCTATGACGCCGTCATCATTGACTCCCCGCCGTACGGCATCCTGGCAGACACGGCCATCCTCGCCAGCCACGCGGATATTTCCCTGTACGTCATCCGCAGCAACAGGATAGACAAGCGGCACATCGCCACCGTCCAGCAGCTTGCGGAATCCGGCCAGCTTCCCAACATGGGCTTCGTCATCAACGCCGTGGATTTCAAATCCAGCAGCTACAGCTATTACGGCTACGGCTACCACTACGGCAACACCTCCAAGAACAACCCCTCCTGA
- a CDS encoding tyrosine-protein phosphatase: MDMHCHLLWGVDDGAHILRDSLEIISRLKEKGFRGAYCTPHISSRYPSNTPARLKARFQQLLDALPDRDFDLRLAAEYMLDHHFEQALEEEEPLSHDGSHLLVELPQFRLPSAWRDRLQLVQEKGFVPVLAHPERYGKIMPPEELAALASQGISFQGNIGSLFGLYGKSCQAAARKFQKENLYLWWGTDAHNANMLTKLRL; this comes from the coding sequence ATGGATATGCACTGCCATTTGCTGTGGGGCGTGGACGACGGAGCGCACATCCTCCGGGACAGTCTGGAAATCATTTCCCGATTGAAAGAAAAAGGATTCAGGGGAGCCTATTGCACCCCCCACATCAGCAGCCGCTATCCCTCCAACACGCCCGCCCGCCTGAAGGCCCGCTTCCAGCAGCTTCTGGATGCACTGCCGGACCGGGATTTCGACCTGCGCCTGGCGGCGGAATACATGCTGGACCACCATTTTGAACAGGCGCTTGAGGAGGAAGAGCCGCTCAGCCACGACGGCAGCCACCTGCTCGTGGAGCTTCCCCAGTTCCGCCTTCCCAGCGCCTGGAGGGACAGGCTCCAACTGGTCCAGGAGAAAGGCTTCGTTCCCGTCCTGGCCCATCCGGAACGCTACGGGAAGATCATGCCTCCGGAGGAACTGGCTGCCCTGGCCTCACAGGGAATCAGCTTCCAGGGGAACATAGGCTCCCTGTTCGGGCTTTACGGGAAATCCTGCCAGGCGGCCGCCCGGAAATTCCAGAAGGAAAACCTGTACCTGTGGTGGGGAACAGACGCCCACAATGCCAACATGCTCACCAAACTCCGCCTGTAA
- a CDS encoding glycosyltransferase family 2 protein gives MKITVITVCRNSAATLQDTLESVLAQSWTGYEYLVVDGGSTDGTLEMLQDVEERFHGRLKWISEPDNGIYDAMNKGVRMSSGDVVGFLNADDYYQDNGVLETIAGAFAQHGTDAVHGNLHYINAARKVVRTWRGTDYKPGSFQRGWCPAHPTFYCKKDCFTRYGGFDPSIGSAADFELMLRFIEKNRVSTAYIDRNMVFMRTGGSSTAGLRAILRNTRQNRQAFRKNSLPCPWHYGVTRLLSKAGTTGNPVRYFFQTR, from the coding sequence ATGAAAATCACCGTCATCACCGTTTGCCGCAACAGCGCCGCCACTCTCCAGGACACCCTGGAAAGCGTGCTGGCGCAGTCCTGGACCGGCTATGAATACCTGGTCGTGGACGGCGGCAGCACGGACGGCACCCTGGAAATGCTTCAGGACGTTGAAGAGCGCTTCCACGGGCGGCTGAAATGGATTTCCGAACCGGACAACGGCATTTACGACGCCATGAACAAGGGTGTCCGCATGAGTTCCGGAGACGTCGTCGGCTTTCTGAACGCGGACGACTATTACCAGGACAACGGCGTTCTGGAAACCATTGCCGGAGCCTTCGCGCAGCACGGGACGGACGCCGTTCACGGCAACCTGCATTACATCAATGCGGCCCGGAAAGTCGTCCGGACATGGCGCGGAACGGACTACAAGCCCGGCTCCTTCCAGCGCGGATGGTGCCCGGCGCACCCCACGTTCTACTGCAAAAAGGACTGCTTCACCCGCTATGGCGGCTTTGACCCCTCCATCGGCAGCGCGGCGGATTTTGAGCTGATGCTCCGCTTTATTGAAAAGAACCGCGTCTCCACAGCCTATATCGACCGCAACATGGTCTTCATGCGCACCGGCGGTTCCAGCACGGCGGGATTGCGGGCCATCCTGCGCAATACGCGCCAGAACAGGCAGGCCTTCAGGAAAAACAGCCTTCCGTGCCCGTGGCACTACGGCGTCACCCGGCTGCTGTCCAAGGCGGGCACCACGGGCAATCCCGTCCGCTACTTTTTCCAAACCCGGTAA
- a CDS encoding FtsK/SpoIIIE family DNA translocase, whose protein sequence is MALDVQEHHAFEREEGRPPVWIGMAWGVVSLLGGAALLAAMLTFDVREIGWSYLNDSGQVIPGTSNVLGVAGLYGAGILYWALGGMAWMLVILLEWWGLYRLLHRGSLPRSVVYGGLFLLLFGCLFLTAGHVPGDAWVARHQIQGAGGLAGHLLGTGLLLPLTGTSAVLVLSGLGYLLALVYAAGMHPRPLFRAMLREWRAWRMNRKEKRMARQSAQLAREAARVRASMEDAALSAPRPAGKGRASSPRLQRTGDDLEGLYNEVAAASPARSADPAPAPRAPRTQGHLPLTPRPRITVAKPAEIKPAPREQPFSKLSTPPTEEFRDYELPPFELLHYEEKPEGPTEEDKDEMLEIQQKIIDTLTTFRVDVTPGDITRGPTITRYEVYPARGVRVNTFDQYAKDIALATKAESVNIVAPIPGKDTVGIEIVNRNKVAVPLRELLQDPGFCSPKKKIPLALGKDVYGRTVIGDLASMPHLLVAGATGSGKSVCINSIISSMLLKFRPDELRLILVDPKVVEMQPYSKLPHLIVPVVTDPKKVPNALRWCVNEMEHRYHCFAKVGVRNFEAFNKRPPDAPAEEAEEPEDGEVDEALAESIARDLESQGEWPAEEDDELDLEDDGVIPERFPYIVIIIDELADLMQTVGADIETNIGRLTQKARAAGIHLIVATQTPRRQVVTGTIKANIPTRIAFQVASGTDSRVILDRQGAEKLVGKGDLLYLPPGSAQVERAQGAFISDDEVEALVAHCASQARQKFHEEVQKSLDEPSRGGADSPLDDAEEECYAKCLEVAVIERKVSTSLLQRRLSIGYGRAARMMDLLESRGIIAPADNTNRPRKVLVE, encoded by the coding sequence ATGGCATTGGATGTGCAGGAGCATCATGCATTTGAGCGTGAAGAGGGGCGTCCCCCTGTTTGGATAGGAATGGCGTGGGGCGTCGTGTCCCTGCTGGGCGGGGCTGCGCTGCTTGCGGCCATGCTGACGTTTGACGTGCGGGAAATAGGCTGGAGTTATTTAAATGATTCCGGTCAGGTGATTCCGGGCACCTCCAATGTGCTGGGCGTGGCGGGATTGTACGGCGCGGGGATTCTTTATTGGGCGCTGGGCGGCATGGCCTGGATGCTGGTCATTCTGTTGGAATGGTGGGGGCTTTACCGTCTGCTGCACCGTGGAAGTCTGCCCCGCAGCGTGGTGTACGGCGGCCTTTTCCTGCTGTTGTTCGGCTGCCTGTTCCTGACGGCCGGGCATGTGCCGGGTGACGCATGGGTGGCGCGCCACCAGATTCAGGGCGCCGGCGGCCTGGCGGGACATCTGCTGGGAACGGGGCTGCTTCTTCCGTTGACCGGCACGTCCGCCGTGCTGGTTCTTTCCGGGCTGGGCTATCTGCTGGCCCTGGTTTATGCCGCGGGAATGCATCCCCGCCCGCTGTTCCGCGCCATGCTGCGGGAGTGGCGCGCCTGGCGCATGAACAGGAAGGAGAAAAGAATGGCGCGCCAGTCCGCGCAGCTTGCCAGGGAGGCGGCGCGCGTGAGGGCCAGCATGGAAGATGCGGCCCTGTCCGCCCCCAGGCCGGCCGGAAAGGGCAGGGCATCCTCTCCCCGCCTGCAGCGCACCGGGGACGACCTGGAAGGCTTATATAATGAAGTGGCCGCGGCTTCCCCTGCCAGGTCCGCAGACCCCGCTCCCGCCCCCCGCGCACCGCGTACGCAGGGGCATCTTCCGCTGACGCCGCGCCCCAGGATTACCGTGGCGAAGCCGGCGGAAATCAAGCCCGCTCCCAGGGAGCAGCCTTTCTCCAAACTGTCCACGCCGCCTACGGAGGAATTCCGGGATTACGAGCTTCCTCCGTTTGAGCTGCTGCATTATGAAGAAAAGCCGGAAGGCCCTACGGAAGAGGACAAGGATGAAATGCTGGAAATCCAGCAGAAGATCATTGATACCCTGACGACGTTCCGCGTGGACGTGACGCCGGGGGACATTACCCGCGGCCCGACCATCACCCGCTATGAAGTTTACCCCGCGCGCGGCGTGCGCGTGAACACCTTTGACCAGTATGCGAAGGACATCGCGCTGGCGACGAAGGCGGAGAGCGTGAACATCGTGGCGCCCATTCCGGGCAAGGACACGGTGGGCATTGAAATCGTCAACCGCAACAAGGTGGCCGTGCCATTGCGGGAACTCTTGCAGGACCCCGGCTTCTGCTCCCCCAAGAAGAAAATACCGCTGGCCCTGGGGAAGGACGTGTATGGCCGCACCGTGATCGGGGACCTGGCATCCATGCCGCACCTGCTGGTGGCCGGGGCCACCGGGTCCGGCAAATCCGTGTGCATCAACAGCATTATCTCCTCCATGCTCCTGAAATTCCGGCCGGATGAGCTCAGGCTCATCCTGGTGGACCCGAAGGTGGTGGAAATGCAGCCTTATTCCAAGCTGCCGCACCTGATTGTGCCGGTGGTGACGGACCCCAAGAAAGTGCCCAATGCCCTGCGCTGGTGCGTGAATGAAATGGAGCACCGCTACCACTGCTTTGCCAAGGTGGGCGTGCGCAACTTTGAAGCCTTCAACAAGCGGCCGCCGGACGCGCCTGCGGAAGAGGCGGAGGAACCGGAAGACGGGGAGGTGGATGAAGCCCTGGCGGAATCCATTGCCCGTGACCTGGAATCCCAGGGGGAATGGCCCGCGGAAGAGGATGATGAACTGGACCTGGAGGACGACGGCGTCATCCCTGAACGCTTCCCCTACATCGTCATCATCATTGACGAACTTGCGGACCTGATGCAGACGGTGGGCGCGGACATTGAAACGAACATCGGCCGCCTGACCCAGAAAGCCCGCGCCGCGGGCATCCACCTCATTGTGGCGACGCAGACGCCCAGAAGGCAGGTGGTGACGGGGACGATCAAGGCCAATATTCCCACGCGCATCGCCTTCCAGGTGGCCAGCGGCACGGACAGCCGCGTGATTCTGGACAGGCAGGGCGCGGAAAAACTGGTGGGCAAGGGCGATCTGCTGTACCTGCCGCCGGGTTCCGCCCAGGTGGAGCGGGCGCAGGGCGCCTTTATTTCCGATGACGAAGTGGAAGCCCTGGTAGCCCACTGCGCCTCCCAGGCCAGGCAGAAATTCCATGAAGAGGTTCAGAAATCCCTGGACGAACCCTCCCGCGGAGGGGCGGACAGCCCGCTGGACGACGCGGAGGAGGAATGCTACGCCAAATGCCTGGAAGTGGCTGTCATTGAGCGCAAGGTGAGCACGTCCCTGCTGCAGCGGCGTTTGAGCATCGGGTACGGACGCGCGGCGCGCATGATGGATTTGCTGGAATCCCGCGGCATCATTGCCCCGGCGGACAATACCAACCGTCCGCGCAAGGTGCTGGTGGAATGA
- a CDS encoding sugar transferase yields the protein MYIHICKPFLGSLLAGIALIILIPLLLTVSVLLVLSTGKSPFFLQTRVGYRGRLFKIIKFKTMNDRKDENGQLLPDEQRLFPLGRFLRSSSLDELPQLINILKGDMAFVGPRPWIPSQMAAFPPNYCRKRCSVRPGITGMAQIHGRNGIPFCRRLCYDLIYVQNVNLRMDLSLLFQTARTVVIREGIQQCNEAFQSKLGQTLVHNDLSLPSSPPSQKIILNTSIQPLSNQ from the coding sequence ATGTACATACATATCTGCAAACCGTTTCTTGGAAGCCTCCTTGCCGGAATAGCTCTCATCATCCTCATTCCGCTGCTGCTGACCGTTTCGGTACTTCTTGTACTTTCTACAGGGAAATCCCCGTTTTTTCTTCAAACGCGCGTAGGGTACAGGGGAAGACTGTTCAAGATCATCAAATTCAAAACGATGAACGACCGGAAGGATGAAAACGGGCAGCTCCTGCCCGATGAGCAGAGGCTGTTCCCGCTGGGGCGCTTCCTCCGCAGCTCCTCCCTGGACGAACTTCCCCAGCTCATCAACATCCTGAAGGGTGACATGGCTTTTGTGGGCCCCCGTCCCTGGATTCCGTCCCAAATGGCCGCGTTCCCGCCCAACTACTGCCGGAAGCGCTGCTCCGTGCGTCCCGGCATCACCGGCATGGCCCAGATCCACGGCCGCAATGGCATCCCCTTCTGCCGCCGCCTTTGCTATGACCTGATCTACGTCCAGAACGTCAATCTGAGAATGGATCTCTCCCTCCTTTTCCAGACGGCCCGCACGGTCGTCATCCGTGAAGGAATCCAGCAGTGCAACGAGGCGTTCCAGAGCAAGCTGGGGCAGACCCTCGTTCATAACGACCTTTCCCTGCCCTCCTCCCCCCCTTCCCAGAAGATCATTCTGAATACCTCCATCCAACCTCTCTCCAACCAATGA
- a CDS encoding glycosyltransferase, translating into MPARTTMSNIVIYLPYEPLGKQGGMERATHGLAEMLRDAGHRVLLLCREKNRLGETYFAPVPLAFLPSGLSRSGERDYLLKLLREEKTDVLIDQTEGGVTGRWGIFRTRTQMEEAPVKLVAVQHSSQYSALRYYHLVHKRRGAASFSGKCRDFLFNALALPVKRLRARRLQKSLFRELAANYDRIVTLSRGGMEEFRLLAPGTPAEKLAAIPNPVPPIEAPPLPQEKEQRVLFVGRLDNSVKGVDRLLRIWARAGKSLPDWHLDIVGDGPDAAALKELAERLRLSNVSFEGFRNPAPYYRRASIFCMTSTFEGFGLVLPEAMQHGCVPMAFNSYAAVRDLVIPGETGILAPPFDEEEYARQLLRLMQDDPLRSAMAQAGPQHAALFSPANVVREWNSLLQH; encoded by the coding sequence ATGCCTGCAAGAACAACCATGAGCAACATCGTCATCTATCTCCCTTACGAGCCTCTGGGCAAGCAGGGCGGCATGGAGCGCGCCACCCATGGCCTGGCTGAAATGCTGCGGGACGCCGGACACAGGGTTCTGCTGCTCTGCCGTGAGAAAAACAGGCTGGGGGAAACGTACTTTGCGCCCGTTCCCCTCGCCTTCCTTCCTTCCGGCCTTTCCCGCAGCGGAGAGAGGGACTACCTGCTGAAACTGCTGCGGGAGGAAAAGACGGACGTGCTTATTGACCAGACGGAGGGGGGCGTCACGGGCCGCTGGGGCATCTTCCGCACGCGCACCCAGATGGAGGAGGCTCCCGTGAAGCTGGTCGCCGTGCAGCACAGCTCCCAATACTCCGCCCTGCGTTATTACCATCTTGTCCACAAGCGCCGGGGCGCCGCCTCCTTCTCCGGAAAATGCAGGGACTTCCTGTTCAACGCACTGGCGCTCCCCGTGAAGCGGCTCCGGGCGCGGCGGCTGCAAAAAAGCCTGTTCCGGGAACTGGCGGCCAATTATGACCGCATCGTCACTCTTTCCCGCGGCGGCATGGAGGAATTCCGGCTGCTGGCTCCCGGCACGCCTGCGGAAAAACTGGCGGCCATTCCCAACCCCGTCCCGCCGATTGAAGCGCCGCCCCTGCCGCAGGAAAAGGAACAACGCGTCCTCTTCGTCGGCAGGCTGGACAACTCCGTCAAGGGCGTGGACAGACTGCTGAGGATATGGGCGCGCGCCGGAAAATCCCTGCCGGACTGGCACCTGGACATTGTGGGAGACGGCCCGGACGCCGCCGCCCTGAAAGAACTAGCGGAACGCCTGCGACTTTCCAACGTTTCCTTTGAAGGCTTCCGGAACCCGGCCCCCTATTACCGGCGGGCCTCCATCTTCTGCATGACCTCCACGTTTGAGGGCTTCGGGCTGGTTCTGCCGGAAGCCATGCAGCACGGCTGCGTTCCCATGGCCTTCAACAGCTACGCCGCCGTGCGCGACCTCGTCATCCCCGGTGAAACCGGCATCCTGGCCCCCCCCTTTGACGAGGAGGAATACGCGCGCCAGCTCCTCCGCCTGATGCAGGACGACCCCCTCCGCTCCGCCATGGCGCAGGCAGGCCCGCAGCATGCCGCCCTTTTCTCCCCGGCGAACGTCGTGCGGGAATGGAACTCCCTGCTTCAGCACTAA
- a CDS encoding polysaccharide biosynthesis/export family protein encodes MNINNLISKAALCSAALAASSLLPSCVSPKEVLYIQDVSGQTNEKIKGNYQTVIQKDDQLSITVSSKQPELAAPFAVSEIGSSSQGTSSRKGYLVDANGYIVLPVIGKIKAAGKTCSRLGDEIAATLRNRDYISDASVNVQITNFKFSVLGEVASPGTYNVDGQRLTILEALSRAGDLNIDGNRDITLIRETNGRRQIATVDLRSKDLFQSPYYYIQQNDTIYVTPAERKINTRSDTVQYIGWTASGLGLIIGIVALCAL; translated from the coding sequence ATGAACATCAACAACCTAATCAGCAAAGCCGCCCTCTGCTCCGCAGCGCTGGCCGCTTCCTCCCTCCTGCCCTCCTGCGTCAGCCCCAAGGAAGTCCTGTATATCCAGGACGTCTCCGGACAGACCAATGAAAAGATCAAGGGGAATTACCAGACCGTCATCCAGAAGGACGACCAGTTATCCATCACCGTCAGCAGCAAGCAGCCTGAACTGGCCGCCCCCTTTGCCGTCTCCGAAATAGGGTCCAGCAGCCAGGGCACCAGCTCACGAAAGGGTTACCTGGTGGACGCCAACGGCTACATCGTCCTGCCGGTCATCGGAAAGATCAAGGCGGCCGGCAAGACCTGCTCCCGGCTGGGGGATGAAATTGCCGCCACCCTGCGGAACAGGGACTACATCAGCGACGCCTCCGTCAACGTCCAGATCACCAACTTCAAGTTCTCCGTCCTGGGTGAAGTGGCCTCCCCGGGCACCTACAACGTGGACGGCCAGCGCCTGACGATTCTGGAAGCCCTCAGCCGCGCCGGAGACCTGAACATCGACGGCAACCGGGACATCACCCTGATCCGTGAAACCAACGGACGCCGCCAGATCGCCACCGTGGACCTCCGCAGCAAGGACCTCTTCCAGTCCCCCTATTATTACATTCAGCAGAACGACACCATTTACGTGACGCCTGCCGAACGCAAGATCAACACCCGCAGCGATACCGTCCAATACATCGGCTGGACGGCTTCCGGCCTCGGCCTGATTATCGGCATCGTTGCCCTGTGCGCCCTGTAA
- a CDS encoding glycosyltransferase, protein MNLLFYFDHPILPHAGGTERAAYLLAQALSRHGHRVSFLSLRGADSLPAEPPYFLLPRTGTLSCAENREYVETLCAGQQTDCIINCGANQDDSFFFSHERLSVQASIVSWISFDVHTGLDYFSALLRKDFSTWGNTVKTLLRRALLPYKKHVAVSNKRRKYRDMFRGSDKVVFLSPRYTEDALQLAGEPERARLYAIPNLLTYDPVQPGLSGKENAVLYVGRLVDSPKKADRLLKVWKRVQPLHPDWRLYLVGDGPERGNLERLAARLNLENVHFEGVQDPAPYYRKARILCLTSTHEGMPMVINEALSYGCTPIAFNSFHAAEDMLPDRETGRLIPPFSLRLFARELDELMSGPYVPPSTRVLTNYQPEKVIPLWMECLQEQP, encoded by the coding sequence ATGAACCTGCTCTTCTATTTTGACCATCCCATCCTGCCCCATGCGGGCGGAACGGAACGGGCGGCGTATCTTCTGGCGCAGGCCCTGTCACGGCACGGCCACCGGGTTTCCTTCCTGTCCCTCCGGGGCGCGGATTCACTGCCTGCGGAACCGCCTTATTTCCTCCTTCCCCGCACAGGCACGCTCTCCTGCGCGGAAAACAGGGAGTACGTGGAAACCCTGTGCGCCGGGCAGCAGACGGACTGCATCATCAACTGCGGAGCCAACCAGGACGACTCCTTCTTTTTCAGCCATGAGCGCCTTTCCGTCCAGGCGTCCATCGTCTCCTGGATCTCCTTTGACGTCCATACCGGGCTGGATTACTTTTCCGCCCTGCTCCGGAAGGATTTCAGCACCTGGGGCAACACCGTGAAAACGCTGCTGCGCCGGGCGCTCCTGCCGTACAAAAAGCATGTGGCCGTCAGCAACAAGAGGAGGAAATACAGGGACATGTTCCGCGGCTCGGACAAGGTGGTGTTCCTTTCCCCCCGCTACACGGAAGACGCCCTTCAACTGGCGGGCGAACCGGAAAGGGCGCGCCTGTACGCCATCCCCAACCTGCTGACCTATGATCCCGTGCAGCCCGGCCTTTCCGGGAAGGAAAACGCCGTTCTTTACGTGGGGAGGCTGGTGGATTCCCCCAAGAAGGCGGACCGCCTGCTGAAGGTCTGGAAAAGGGTGCAGCCCCTGCATCCGGACTGGCGCCTGTACCTGGTCGGGGACGGCCCGGAACGCGGCAACCTGGAACGGCTGGCGGCACGGCTGAACCTGGAAAACGTCCATTTTGAAGGAGTGCAGGACCCCGCGCCCTACTACCGGAAGGCCCGGATACTCTGCCTCACCTCCACGCACGAAGGCATGCCCATGGTGATTAACGAGGCCCTTTCCTACGGCTGCACCCCCATCGCCTTCAACAGCTTCCACGCTGCTGAAGATATGCTGCCGGACCGGGAGACGGGGCGGCTCATTCCGCCCTTCAGCCTGCGCCTCTTCGCCCGGGAGCTGGATGAGCTGATGAGCGGCCCCTACGTGCCGCCCAGCACCAGGGTATTAACCAATTATCAACCGGAAAAAGTGATTCCCCTCTGGATGGAATGCCTGCAAGAACAACCATGA